The following proteins come from a genomic window of Skermanella sp. TT6:
- a CDS encoding type IV secretory system conjugative DNA transfer family protein, whose protein sequence is MIDLGQILTNPEPFVQATRTWIETNAVLLAGCAAGALTVAGVAGVGAGYVVDRLRDAAEDRQRYGGKREAKRAGLLRNPKLEYSGIPLGRIGRKHLCWVDQEPVLVTGGTRSGKGVGVIRPACLTYGGPMVMYDGGKGELFRTTSGWRKRFSHVLNLDLTNPAGVHFNFLEEIDPANPVAGADNLAKSVPRPARSDEHFEAGADRLMGAVILHVLHGEPDERKNMAEVVRLISQGDVGMRRIAETKAHPVAVDRINALFGGDPFGEKSGDGMKYRGMFYNAALVRLSPFEDPIVARVTGRSDFRMRDLFRLSPKRRPVSLYLTTPASDDDRLRPVTSMFLSMLMGAIMREQPALEGEPMSLLVVDEFASLRLEILQTAITKIVGCGATMLLGAQSLNALRQAPYGPYNQFRDNIRCHVVYAANDGMTQQEISQSCGTVTERRRSTSRSRSSGTWARSHTESVSEVEQPVINPGGVRQLRDRFELVLITGQPVIRARKIVDHKDRILRKRLDLPQAALRGSDGAYPDLPHPHRPSAWAGVPVHPQTPEAMASGAGAVDDGDLPEPPANDDATAPPARPKPRRKRKLITAPGGEE, encoded by the coding sequence GTGATTGACCTCGGGCAGATCCTGACCAACCCGGAACCGTTCGTGCAGGCCACGCGGACGTGGATCGAGACCAACGCCGTGCTGCTGGCCGGCTGCGCGGCCGGCGCGTTGACGGTCGCGGGGGTGGCCGGGGTCGGGGCCGGCTACGTCGTGGACCGGCTGCGCGATGCGGCCGAGGACCGGCAGCGTTACGGCGGCAAGAGGGAGGCGAAGCGCGCCGGGCTGCTGCGCAACCCGAAGCTGGAGTACTCCGGCATCCCCCTGGGTCGGATCGGGCGCAAGCACCTGTGCTGGGTAGACCAGGAGCCGGTGCTGGTGACGGGCGGCACCCGGTCGGGCAAGGGTGTCGGCGTGATCCGCCCGGCCTGCCTGACCTATGGCGGGCCGATGGTGATGTATGACGGCGGCAAGGGAGAGCTGTTCAGGACGACGTCGGGGTGGCGCAAGCGGTTCAGCCACGTCCTGAACCTCGACCTGACCAACCCGGCCGGCGTCCACTTCAACTTCCTGGAGGAGATCGACCCGGCCAACCCGGTGGCCGGGGCCGACAACCTCGCCAAGTCGGTGCCGCGACCGGCCAGGTCGGACGAGCACTTCGAGGCCGGCGCCGACCGTCTGATGGGGGCGGTGATCCTGCACGTGCTGCACGGGGAGCCCGACGAGCGCAAGAACATGGCCGAGGTGGTCCGGCTGATCTCCCAGGGAGACGTCGGGATGCGCCGCATAGCCGAAACGAAGGCGCATCCGGTGGCGGTCGACCGGATCAACGCCCTGTTCGGCGGCGACCCGTTCGGCGAGAAGTCCGGGGACGGCATGAAGTACCGCGGCATGTTCTACAACGCCGCCCTGGTGCGCCTGTCGCCCTTCGAGGACCCGATCGTCGCCCGGGTGACAGGCCGGTCGGACTTCAGGATGCGGGACCTGTTTCGGCTGAGCCCGAAGCGCAGGCCGGTGTCGCTCTACCTGACGACGCCGGCCAGCGATGACGATCGCCTGCGACCGGTGACCAGCATGTTCCTGTCCATGCTGATGGGCGCGATCATGAGGGAGCAACCGGCGCTGGAAGGGGAGCCGATGTCGCTGCTGGTGGTCGACGAGTTCGCCAGCCTGCGCCTGGAGATCCTGCAGACCGCGATCACCAAGATCGTCGGGTGCGGCGCCACCATGCTGCTGGGCGCCCAGTCGCTCAACGCCCTGCGTCAGGCGCCCTACGGGCCGTACAACCAGTTCCGCGACAACATCCGCTGCCACGTCGTCTACGCCGCCAACGACGGCATGACCCAGCAGGAAATCTCCCAGTCCTGCGGCACCGTCACGGAACGGCGCAGGTCGACCAGCCGGAGTCGCTCTTCCGGCACCTGGGCGCGGTCGCATACCGAGAGCGTCAGCGAGGTCGAGCAGCCGGTCATCAACCCCGGCGGCGTCCGCCAGCTGAGGGATCGGTTCGAGCTGGTGCTTATCACCGGTCAGCCCGTGATCCGGGCGCGCAAAATCGTGGACCACAAGGACCGCATCCTGCGCAAGCGGCTGGATCTGCCCCAGGCTGCCCTGCGCGGCTCCGACGGCGCCTATCCTGATCTGCCGCACCCGCACCGCCCGAGCGCCTGGGCGGGCGTGCCGGTTCACCCGCAAACCCCGGAAGCCATGGCCTCCGGCGCCGGGGCCGTCGATGACGGCGATTTGCCGGAACCGCCGGCGAATGACGACGCCACCGCTCCCCCTGCCAGGCCGAAGCCGAGGCGCAAGCGAAAGCTGATCACAGCCCCTGGAGGTGAAGAATGA
- a CDS encoding ATPase, T2SS/T4P/T4SS family, with product MPLELQGENLTANRTEGMRRLLDDLEDAYGPIIRTAKQTPGCTDIMVNEDGAIWLTVGGQDRPTGEHLTEHAARRIVTLVSDIDNHPIEKAALSANLPTGERFAALLPPTVRRITFSIRLPPGRIFTVDDYVAAGAMTEAHADVLRAGVADRKNILIVGGTGAGKTTLGNALLAEAPFRSSRVFIIQDQDELRVSGPNVVRAFTGAMNARELVREALRHKPDRIVIGEIRDGETALEWIGASNTGHPGGLSTVHANSAAHGLSRISRLIGHVAANVPHGDIIEAVDMVAFIRRERDGSRRLAEIVKPTGHDGERYRTDTV from the coding sequence ATGCCGCTTGAGCTGCAGGGGGAGAACCTGACCGCGAACCGGACCGAGGGCATGAGGCGCCTGCTGGACGACCTGGAGGACGCCTACGGCCCGATCATCCGGACGGCCAAGCAGACGCCGGGCTGCACCGACATCATGGTGAACGAGGACGGCGCGATCTGGCTGACAGTCGGCGGGCAGGACAGGCCGACCGGCGAGCACCTGACCGAACACGCCGCGCGCCGGATCGTCACCTTGGTCTCGGACATCGACAATCACCCGATCGAGAAGGCGGCGCTGTCGGCCAACCTGCCGACCGGCGAGCGGTTCGCGGCCCTGCTGCCGCCCACGGTGCGCCGGATCACCTTCTCGATCCGCCTGCCGCCGGGGCGGATCTTCACGGTGGACGATTATGTCGCCGCCGGCGCCATGACGGAGGCGCATGCCGACGTGCTGCGCGCGGGCGTGGCCGACCGCAAGAACATCCTGATCGTCGGCGGCACCGGAGCGGGCAAGACGACGCTGGGCAACGCCCTGCTGGCGGAGGCGCCGTTCCGGTCCAGCCGGGTCTTCATCATCCAGGACCAGGACGAACTGCGGGTGAGTGGTCCCAACGTGGTCCGCGCCTTCACCGGCGCGATGAATGCCCGCGAGCTGGTCCGCGAGGCCTTGCGCCACAAGCCCGACCGCATCGTGATCGGCGAAATCCGGGACGGGGAGACGGCACTGGAATGGATTGGTGCCAGTAACACCGGCCACCCCGGCGGGCTTTCCACGGTCCACGCCAACTCGGCGGCGCATGGCCTGTCGCGCATCTCGCGACTGATCGGCCACGTAGCCGCCAACGTGCCGCACGGCGACATCATCGAGGCGGTCGACATGGTGGCGTTCATCCGGCGGGAGCGGGACGGATCACGGCGCCTGGCCGAGATCGTAAAGCCGACCGGGCATGACGGAGAGAGATACCGGACAGACACCGTCTAG
- a CDS encoding NUDIX hydrolase encodes MSKQRKPRSQFAALPYRSVRDRLEVLLITSRETRRWIIPKGWAEKGTEPHDMAAREAFEEAGVRGRVAAAPYCTYRYDKRLTARQSVECHVTVYLLEVAQELEDWPERDERERRWLTPSQAALDISESGLVASLLRLGLPTGP; translated from the coding sequence ATGAGCAAGCAGCGTAAACCCCGATCCCAGTTCGCCGCCCTGCCATACCGCTCTGTCCGGGACCGGCTCGAAGTGCTCCTGATCACGTCGCGCGAGACGCGGCGCTGGATCATTCCCAAGGGATGGGCCGAGAAGGGCACAGAGCCGCATGACATGGCCGCCCGGGAGGCGTTTGAGGAAGCCGGGGTCCGGGGCAGGGTCGCGGCTGCTCCTTACTGCACCTACCGCTATGACAAGCGCCTGACGGCGAGGCAGTCGGTCGAGTGTCATGTCACCGTCTACCTTCTGGAGGTCGCGCAGGAGCTGGAGGACTGGCCGGAACGGGACGAGCGTGAACGGCGTTGGCTCACCCCGTCCCAGGCTGCGCTGGATATCAGCGAAAGCGGCTTGGTTGCGTCGCTGCTGCGCCTGGGCCTTCCCACGGGGCCATAA
- a CDS encoding IS5 family transposase, with amino-acid sequence MRGLDERSEGLFSYVSCEARVPASHPLRPIRAIVDEALEVMSPAFEGLYSRIGRPSIPPEKLLRALLLQAFYSVRSERQLMEQLDYNLLFRWFVGLSMDAPVWDVTVFTKNRERLLAGDVAAKFLASVLDQPRVKTLLSDEHFSVDGTLIEAWAAVKSFRPKDGSGEPPGPGRNGERDFHGEKRSNETHASTTDPEARLYRKGNGQPAKLAFMGHALMENRHALVVDVRLTAATGLAEREAAVAMVEAIPGRHRITVGADKAYDTRDFVANMRELGAAPHVAQNTNNRRSAIDGRTTRHPGYAVSQRIRKRIEEVFGWIKGAGLRKTRHRGTARVGWMFTLTAAAYNLIRLPKLLAAA; translated from the coding sequence ATGCGGGGATTGGACGAACGCAGCGAGGGTCTGTTCAGCTACGTGAGCTGTGAAGCGCGGGTTCCGGCGAGCCATCCGTTGCGGCCGATCCGGGCCATCGTGGACGAGGCGCTGGAGGTGATGTCGCCGGCCTTCGAGGGGCTGTACTCCAGGATTGGGCGACCATCGATCCCGCCGGAGAAGCTGCTGCGGGCGCTGCTGCTGCAGGCCTTCTACTCGGTGCGCTCGGAGCGTCAGCTGATGGAACAGCTCGATTACAACCTGCTGTTCCGCTGGTTCGTCGGCCTGTCGATGGACGCGCCGGTGTGGGACGTGACGGTGTTCACCAAGAACCGTGAACGGCTGCTGGCCGGCGATGTGGCGGCCAAGTTCCTGGCTAGCGTGCTGGATCAGCCGCGGGTCAAAACGCTGCTGTCGGACGAGCATTTCTCGGTGGACGGCACGCTGATTGAAGCGTGGGCCGCGGTGAAGAGCTTCCGGCCCAAGGACGGCAGCGGCGAGCCGCCGGGGCCGGGACGCAACGGCGAACGCGACTTCCATGGCGAGAAGCGCTCCAACGAGACCCACGCCTCGACTACCGATCCCGAGGCGCGGCTGTACCGCAAGGGCAACGGGCAGCCGGCGAAGCTGGCCTTCATGGGTCATGCGCTGATGGAGAACCGCCACGCCCTGGTGGTGGATGTCCGGCTGACGGCGGCCACCGGCTTGGCCGAGCGCGAGGCGGCGGTGGCCATGGTCGAGGCCATTCCGGGCCGCCACCGCATCACGGTCGGGGCCGACAAGGCCTACGACACCAGGGATTTCGTGGCGAACATGCGCGAGTTGGGCGCGGCCCCGCACGTCGCCCAGAACACGAACAACCGCCGCTCGGCGATCGACGGCCGGACCACCCGCCACCCCGGCTACGCCGTCAGCCAGCGGATCCGCAAGCGGATCGAAGAGGTGTTCGGCTGGATCAAGGGAGCCGGCTTGCGCAAAACGCGTCATCGCGGCACGGCCCGTGTCGGTTGGATGTTCACGCTGACCGCCGCGGCCTACAACCTGATCCGCCTGCCCAAGCTGCTGGCTGCGGCATAA
- a CDS encoding type IV secretion system protein has protein sequence MDADYAYLNAAIKEMLARVTSTGSAIDAALQPVYLITGTLLFVIALMKFMWQRDLAPLAAFVIRYMQLMVLIFISGQWMPLTDAYVSGMGSFGAGIAGFDILQLAPGTVIVRALELANRMYSENVSWMRLMLGSTQDTVAHLLLLIGCAGTILLSIFMAAWIMLFFVVFKLATVVALVFLAFMMFDSTRFMAAPGLARIVAYGTQMLVLGLATGMFFMVLDALDLSGHLHVGQSISLLVVMFFFALLFKYTTDIAREQHSGMPTLGLHDIGRTAGQIAGAAASTVGTIGTVGLGALAMSRAAAISRPATASYAMTGPGAAGGSAGAIGGPPPSVARMLNKPSVDATWTEARDLAPASVQRMLSQSRKALPAPPRQLPPPRS, from the coding sequence ATGGACGCTGATTACGCCTACCTCAACGCTGCCATCAAAGAGATGCTGGCCCGGGTCACGTCTACCGGATCCGCCATCGACGCGGCGCTTCAGCCGGTGTACCTGATCACCGGCACGCTGCTGTTCGTCATCGCGTTGATGAAGTTCATGTGGCAACGCGACTTGGCGCCGCTGGCCGCGTTCGTCATACGCTATATGCAATTGATGGTTCTGATCTTCATATCCGGTCAGTGGATGCCGCTGACCGATGCGTATGTTTCCGGCATGGGTAGTTTCGGCGCCGGCATCGCGGGGTTCGATATCCTGCAACTGGCTCCGGGAACGGTGATCGTTCGCGCGCTGGAGCTGGCGAACAGGATGTACAGCGAGAACGTCTCCTGGATGCGCCTGATGCTGGGCAGTACGCAGGACACGGTCGCTCACCTGCTGCTGCTGATCGGATGCGCCGGCACGATCCTGCTGAGCATCTTCATGGCCGCCTGGATCATGCTGTTTTTCGTGGTCTTCAAGCTCGCCACCGTGGTGGCACTCGTCTTCCTGGCCTTCATGATGTTCGACAGCACCCGGTTCATGGCGGCGCCGGGTCTGGCGCGCATCGTGGCTTACGGCACCCAGATGCTGGTGCTGGGACTCGCCACAGGCATGTTCTTCATGGTTCTGGATGCCCTGGACCTGAGCGGGCACCTGCATGTCGGCCAGTCGATCTCGCTGCTGGTGGTCATGTTCTTCTTTGCCCTGCTATTCAAGTACACGACGGATATCGCGCGCGAGCAGCATTCCGGCATGCCGACCCTCGGGCTTCACGACATTGGCCGGACTGCCGGGCAGATAGCCGGCGCCGCGGCCTCGACGGTGGGCACGATCGGCACGGTTGGCTTGGGCGCCCTTGCCATGTCTCGCGCCGCCGCGATCTCCCGGCCAGCGACTGCTTCCTACGCCATGACCGGCCCTGGCGCTGCCGGCGGTTCGGCCGGTGCCATCGGTGGGCCGCCGCCGTCCGTCGCCCGCATGCTCAACAAGCCGTCGGTCGACGCGACCTGGACGGAGGCCCGGGACCTCGCCCCGGCCTCGGTCCAACGGATGCTGAGCCAGAGCCGGAAGGCATTGCCGGCACCGCCGCGCCAGCTGCCCCCTCCCCGTTCCTGA
- a CDS encoding type IV secretion system protein, which yields MLGLNRGHWKEDDEYRKARWAYEGQGAGATRAAWFLGAGLIAVTAFAGIQTYDKHLLAKLDDLKFVAIESNRTTGEVVSVSKVTGELMADETKRRQFVRWWIELWRNVPADAVAYNRSYLAAQVYMADPVHHAVAAYMSENPVNTFIRSGHARMVRVQNVTPAGNGTRYRVDWIESVYRNSQLVNQTPMTADLDLEQHTPRTDAEAEANIFGFVVKGFYWTPPAM from the coding sequence ATGCTCGGTTTGAACCGCGGTCACTGGAAGGAAGACGACGAGTACAGGAAGGCCCGCTGGGCCTACGAAGGTCAAGGTGCCGGCGCCACCAGAGCGGCATGGTTCCTGGGCGCCGGACTGATCGCCGTCACGGCGTTCGCCGGCATCCAGACCTATGACAAGCACCTGCTGGCCAAACTGGACGACCTGAAGTTCGTGGCGATCGAGAGCAACCGGACCACCGGCGAGGTTGTCAGCGTGTCCAAGGTGACCGGCGAACTGATGGCCGACGAGACCAAGCGCCGGCAGTTCGTGCGGTGGTGGATCGAACTGTGGCGCAACGTGCCGGCCGATGCCGTCGCCTACAATCGCTCCTACCTGGCGGCCCAGGTCTACATGGCCGACCCGGTCCACCACGCGGTCGCGGCCTACATGAGCGAGAACCCGGTCAACACCTTCATCCGGTCGGGCCATGCCCGCATGGTGCGGGTCCAGAACGTGACGCCGGCCGGCAACGGCACCCGCTACCGGGTGGACTGGATCGAGAGCGTCTACCGGAACAGCCAGCTGGTCAACCAAACGCCAATGACGGCCGACCTGGACCTGGAGCAGCACACGCCGCGCACCGATGCGGAGGCCGAGGCCAACATCTTCGGCTTCGTGGTGAAGGGTTTTTACTGGACCCCGCCGGCGATGTGA
- a CDS encoding TrbG/VirB9 family P-type conjugative transfer protein: MRRAAFLILPLIAGCASSKYEAPLPTLPSASLQLPRAPARPPLPDTLPKLPAEDPVKAIAGATKDGLVKPRREWFKGLTYMPPYHPNHGYLVYIPFGLSSTFEFSPGEKPQDATCSDSSGNIIAPSWSSMGVGAGKKWVFQVKVTMEPPFPRQDCTVLTTRGIYSIYVQGTRSTHTAKVRWSDPYGVLSEADPEAPEPCAQADIDYALSGDPGAFGLRPGDVSNDGRHTCLRFPQSAGFDLPSVWLIEGDQERPASPTMIDGAYRIDGVPRVIELRTDNATLRIERAAP; this comes from the coding sequence ATGAGACGTGCCGCCTTCTTGATCCTTCCGCTCATCGCAGGGTGCGCCTCGTCAAAGTACGAAGCGCCCCTGCCGACCCTCCCCTCGGCGTCCCTTCAGCTGCCGAGAGCACCGGCCCGGCCGCCGCTGCCGGACACCCTGCCGAAGCTGCCGGCCGAAGATCCGGTCAAGGCCATTGCCGGTGCCACCAAGGACGGCCTGGTGAAGCCGCGCCGGGAGTGGTTCAAGGGGCTGACCTACATGCCGCCCTACCACCCGAACCACGGCTACCTGGTCTATATCCCGTTCGGCCTTTCCTCGACCTTCGAGTTCAGTCCCGGCGAGAAGCCGCAGGATGCGACCTGCAGCGACAGCAGCGGCAACATCATCGCACCAAGCTGGTCGAGCATGGGCGTCGGTGCCGGAAAGAAATGGGTTTTCCAGGTCAAGGTGACGATGGAGCCGCCGTTCCCCCGCCAGGACTGCACGGTGCTGACCACCCGCGGCATCTACTCGATCTATGTCCAGGGCACCAGGAGCACCCATACGGCCAAGGTCCGCTGGTCGGACCCTTACGGTGTGCTGTCCGAGGCCGACCCCGAAGCGCCGGAGCCGTGCGCCCAGGCCGACATCGACTATGCCCTGTCCGGTGATCCCGGCGCCTTCGGCCTGCGTCCGGGCGACGTCTCCAACGACGGCCGGCATACCTGCCTGCGGTTCCCGCAGTCCGCGGGCTTTGACCTTCCTTCCGTCTGGCTGATCGAGGGCGACCAGGAGCGCCCGGCCAGCCCGACCATGATCGACGGTGCCTACAGGATCGACGGGGTTCCCCGCGTGATCGAGCTGCGCACCGACAATGCCACCCTTCGCATCGAGAGAGCCGCGCCATGA
- a CDS encoding TrbI/VirB10 family protein — protein MTQAETEYVDPPRSVNDPRPPIHTMLKWPVALAGTAMVALLAGITIGPTLFRDEPEPKRVDPEPRMATPRPLHGMPTDYSQVQPPPEPEAVPAPAPAPAPVAAPAPAPVTRVMGGGPRGPTKTELLREAMRSPLKPIPITSGGNVAVEQAAVGGSGGAAPASNLYSRHSLVDPYECQVNAGTNIPAMTEQRITSESPGTVSAVVTRDVWSADKACLAIPRGTRFVGRYQTQVAEGQARLGVIWTGLTRPPPRNDTIDLDDTVAGDPDGTAGLSGEVNGFFWRKLGYVAAASLLDIGRTSIQATGEGGMGAAIAGIFANRATSPIDEWARRQLDIPPVIQVPPREISIVLARHVPMDEFRTGR, from the coding sequence ATGACCCAGGCAGAGACCGAATACGTTGACCCGCCGCGGTCGGTGAACGACCCCCGGCCGCCGATCCACACCATGCTGAAGTGGCCGGTTGCCCTGGCCGGCACGGCGATGGTCGCCCTGCTGGCCGGCATCACCATCGGCCCCACCCTGTTCCGGGACGAGCCGGAGCCCAAGCGGGTGGACCCGGAACCGAGGATGGCCACGCCCCGTCCGCTGCACGGCATGCCGACGGATTACAGCCAGGTCCAGCCGCCGCCGGAACCGGAAGCAGTACCCGCCCCGGCGCCCGCCCCTGCCCCTGTGGCGGCGCCGGCTCCCGCCCCGGTCACCCGCGTCATGGGGGGTGGTCCGAGAGGGCCGACCAAGACCGAGTTGTTGAGGGAGGCGATGCGCTCGCCGCTGAAGCCGATCCCGATCACGTCGGGCGGCAACGTCGCGGTCGAGCAGGCCGCTGTCGGCGGATCGGGCGGCGCCGCACCGGCCAGCAACCTCTACAGCCGGCATTCCCTGGTCGATCCTTACGAGTGCCAGGTCAATGCCGGCACCAACATCCCGGCCATGACCGAGCAGCGCATCACCAGCGAGTCACCTGGCACGGTATCGGCGGTGGTGACCCGGGACGTCTGGAGCGCCGACAAGGCGTGCCTTGCCATCCCGCGGGGTACCCGGTTCGTCGGCCGCTACCAGACCCAGGTGGCCGAGGGACAGGCGCGACTCGGCGTGATCTGGACCGGCCTGACCCGCCCGCCGCCGCGCAACGACACGATCGACCTGGACGACACCGTGGCGGGGGATCCGGACGGCACCGCCGGGCTCAGCGGCGAGGTGAACGGCTTTTTCTGGCGCAAGCTGGGCTATGTGGCCGCCGCCTCGCTCCTGGACATCGGGCGGACCAGCATCCAGGCGACCGGCGAGGGTGGCATGGGAGCCGCGATCGCGGGCATTTTCGCCAATCGTGCCACGAGTCCCATTGATGAATGGGCACGCCGCCAGTTAGACATTCCCCCGGTGATACAGGTGCCGCCGCGCGAGATCAGCATCGTCCTGGCGCGGCACGTGCCGATGGACGAGTTCAGAACCGGGAGATAG
- a CDS encoding helix-turn-helix domain-containing protein, which produces MNAEWFQQQLALKRLSQRLLARYLGLDPSAITLMFKGKRRMQLDEAARIAEFIGAPIEDVLSNAGLVLEGIRSKRINIVGHIEHNNRLVEDEVSTQDTFIVPSNIPEGTVGIRVLNTLSPLHRAVLYFRKENIVDAGSIGRLSIVTLPNGEAYLAYVDRGTEPGLYNLKFIGVEGCDKSVPSGGRPFPLDDVLLKNASPILWIKP; this is translated from the coding sequence ATGAACGCGGAGTGGTTTCAACAGCAACTTGCCCTTAAACGATTGAGCCAGCGCCTGCTCGCGCGCTATCTGGGCCTCGATCCGAGCGCGATCACGCTGATGTTCAAAGGCAAACGCCGGATGCAGTTGGATGAGGCCGCTCGGATCGCGGAGTTCATCGGTGCACCGATCGAGGATGTCCTGAGTAATGCCGGCCTGGTACTGGAAGGGATCAGATCAAAAAGAATAAACATCGTTGGCCATATCGAGCACAACAACCGGTTGGTCGAAGATGAAGTGTCAACACAGGACACCTTTATAGTTCCATCCAACATTCCGGAAGGGACCGTGGGAATAAGAGTTCTTAACACATTATCTCCGCTTCATAGAGCAGTTCTCTATTTTAGAAAAGAAAACATCGTTGATGCCGGATCGATTGGGCGGCTGTCCATAGTCACCCTGCCGAATGGAGAGGCCTATCTGGCCTATGTCGACAGAGGAACAGAGCCAGGATTATACAATCTAAAGTTTATAGGGGTCGAAGGCTGTGACAAATCGGTTCCTTCAGGAGGCAGACCGTTTCCCCTGGATGATGTTTTACTGAAGAATGCCTCCCCGATCCTTTGGATCAAGCCTTGA
- a CDS encoding molybdopterin-dependent oxidoreductase, whose translation MAAPFLFEGVPLVAVLNAVGTDATATTLVLTGLDDLAVRVPIAGARTWPVLLALRRDGAFLSRRDGGPIRMVHPPRRSPEPGQDMYLLRWVEQLKSITVE comes from the coding sequence ATGGCCGCCCCCTTCCTGTTCGAGGGAGTGCCGCTGGTCGCCGTGCTCAATGCCGTGGGAACCGATGCGACGGCCACGACCCTGGTGCTGACGGGGCTCGACGACCTCGCGGTTCGGGTGCCGATCGCCGGCGCCCGGACCTGGCCGGTGCTGCTGGCCCTGCGGCGCGACGGCGCTTTCCTGTCGCGTCGCGACGGCGGACCGATCCGGATGGTCCACCCGCCGCGCAGGTCCCCCGAACCCGGTCAGGACATGTACCTCCTGCGATGGGTGGAGCAGCTGAAGTCCATCACGGTCGAGTGA
- the folE gene encoding GTP cyclohydrolase I FolE has translation MGSAPVLKSLAEPDPGHSHDAAAGRPTRVQAEAAVRTLLLWAGDDPDREGLLGTPDRVVRSSGEFFAGYGVDPVGLLQRTFEETDGYDEMVVLRNIRFESYCEHHMVPIIGRAHVGYLPRHRVVGISKLARVVEAYAKRLQIQEKMSSRIANTIEQVLQPLGVAVVIEGEHQCMSTRGVHKPGVSMVTSRMLGAFQADPTTRREFLAMIGGPDRG, from the coding sequence ATGGGTTCCGCTCCCGTCCTGAAAAGCCTTGCCGAACCGGATCCCGGCCACAGCCATGACGCCGCAGCCGGCCGGCCGACCCGGGTCCAGGCCGAAGCCGCGGTGCGTACCCTGCTGCTGTGGGCCGGCGACGATCCGGACCGCGAGGGCCTGCTCGGCACGCCCGACCGGGTCGTGCGCTCGTCCGGGGAGTTCTTCGCCGGCTACGGCGTTGATCCGGTCGGGCTGCTGCAGCGCACCTTCGAGGAGACCGACGGCTACGACGAGATGGTGGTGCTGAGGAACATCCGGTTCGAGAGCTACTGCGAGCACCACATGGTGCCGATCATCGGCCGGGCCCATGTCGGCTACCTGCCCAGGCACCGCGTCGTCGGCATCAGCAAACTGGCCCGAGTGGTCGAAGCCTACGCCAAGCGCCTGCAGATCCAGGAGAAGATGAGCTCGCGGATCGCCAACACGATCGAGCAGGTGCTCCAGCCGCTCGGCGTCGCGGTGGTGATCGAGGGCGAGCACCAGTGCATGAGCACGCGCGGCGTCCACAAGCCAGGTGTCAGCATGGTCACCAGCCGCATGCTCGGCGCGTTCCAGGCCGACCCGACAACCCGCCGGGAGTTCCTGGCCATGATCGGCGGGCCGGACCGGGGCTGA